In the genome of Terribacillus sp. FSL K6-0262, one region contains:
- a CDS encoding HPr family phosphocarrier protein: MLMTKLSVRIPRGLQARNTAIFVSRACAFTSDVIISKDGVPIDGKEIMKVMDLHVKTGDEITLIVDGDDEKLAIDTLKEFLTDQ, encoded by the coding sequence ATGCTGATGACAAAGCTGTCAGTGCGTATTCCGCGTGGCCTGCAGGCCAGGAACACAGCTATATTCGTGTCCAGGGCATGTGCGTTCACTAGTGATGTCATCATCTCCAAAGATGGTGTTCCCATAGATGGAAAAGAAATAATGAAAGTCATGGATTTACACGTGAAGACCGGGGATGAGATTACCTTGATTGTTGATGGAGATGATGAAAAGCTAGCCATAGATACATTGAAGGAATTCCTTACAGATCAATGA
- a CDS encoding LysR family transcriptional regulator, which yields MELRVLRYFLTVAREGNITKAANFLHVTQPTLSRQLRDLEQALGKKLFIRSSHSISLTNEGILLKKRAEEIVYMVDKLESEFSSMKQMVSGDIHIGGGETDAIRHIARIVKDLHEKYPNIRYHLYSGNEEDVADRLDRGMLDFGILIEPAELSKYNHLNIPAKDIWGVVMRKDSPLAAKDAITAADLLDLPLICSRQAMNQGYSKNEFADWFGEDLDRLNIVTTYNLAYNAAILVEEGIGYAITLDKIVNTSEESTLCFKPLEPKIESGLSLVWKKHQVFSSAADTFLKAVQTEFIRQ from the coding sequence ATGGAATTACGTGTGCTTCGCTACTTCCTTACCGTGGCAAGAGAAGGCAACATCACGAAAGCAGCCAATTTCCTGCACGTGACACAGCCTACCTTATCCAGACAATTAAGGGACCTTGAACAAGCGCTGGGAAAAAAACTGTTCATCCGGAGCAGCCACAGTATTTCCCTTACAAATGAGGGAATTCTTTTAAAAAAGAGAGCTGAAGAAATCGTCTATATGGTCGATAAATTAGAATCGGAATTCAGCTCCATGAAACAAATGGTGAGTGGTGATATTCATATAGGCGGCGGTGAGACCGACGCCATCAGGCATATCGCCCGGATTGTCAAAGACTTGCACGAAAAATACCCAAATATACGCTACCACCTATACAGCGGCAATGAAGAAGACGTGGCGGATCGACTTGACAGAGGCATGCTTGATTTTGGCATATTGATCGAACCAGCTGAGCTATCGAAATACAATCATCTGAATATCCCTGCCAAGGATATTTGGGGTGTCGTCATGAGAAAAGACAGCCCTCTTGCTGCTAAGGATGCAATTACGGCAGCCGACCTGTTAGATCTTCCGCTGATCTGTTCCAGACAGGCCATGAATCAGGGCTATTCCAAAAATGAATTTGCAGATTGGTTCGGCGAAGATCTTGACAGACTGAATATCGTGACGACCTATAATCTTGCCTACAATGCTGCAATCCTTGTGGAAGAAGGCATTGGTTACGCGATCACCCTTGATAAAATAGTGAATACATCAGAAGAAAGCACGCTTTGCTTCAAGCCCTTGGAGCCTAAAATCGAATCGGGATTAAGCCTTGTGTGGAAAAAACACCAGGTTTTTTCTTCAGCTGCGGATACATTCCTTAAAGCAGTTCAAACGGAATTCATCAGACAATAA
- a CDS encoding NAD(P)-dependent alcohol dehydrogenase, whose translation MVIAKARAVDGPDKPFRAAEIERRDLDSHDVLIEIKFAGICHSDIHTAHGEWGPVDYPLVPGHEIAGIVTAVGSEVTKYQVGDRVGVGCMVDSCGKCDNCKKGEEQYCHEGNVPTYAGVDKYGQPTQGGYSSHIVVTEDFVLRIPDGIELDAAAPLLCAGITTYSPLNHWNASPGKKVAVVGMGGLGHLAVKIANAMGAEVTVLSQSLKKKEDGLQFGAENYYATSDPDTFKELAGSFDFILNTVSAKIDIDAYLSLLKLDGALVNVGAPAEPLALNVFNLISQRRTFAGSMIGGIRETQEMLDFCAQHKIVPEIEIISADQIDEAYERVLASDVRYRFVIDTSTL comes from the coding sequence ATGGTAATCGCTAAAGCAAGAGCTGTTGATGGTCCGGACAAACCTTTCCGTGCAGCTGAGATTGAGCGACGTGATCTGGATTCGCATGATGTGCTCATAGAGATTAAATTCGCAGGTATCTGTCATTCGGATATCCATACCGCTCATGGTGAATGGGGGCCGGTGGATTATCCTCTCGTTCCGGGCCACGAGATTGCGGGAATCGTCACCGCTGTAGGTTCCGAGGTCACCAAGTATCAAGTCGGAGATCGAGTAGGGGTCGGTTGTATGGTCGATTCCTGCGGCAAATGCGATAACTGCAAGAAAGGGGAGGAACAGTACTGTCACGAAGGAAATGTACCGACTTATGCTGGTGTCGATAAGTATGGACAGCCTACCCAAGGCGGCTATTCCAGCCATATCGTCGTGACGGAAGACTTTGTCCTTCGAATCCCTGATGGTATCGAGCTTGATGCCGCTGCACCTTTGCTATGTGCAGGTATCACGACTTATTCGCCTCTTAACCACTGGAATGCAAGCCCAGGAAAGAAAGTGGCAGTGGTAGGGATGGGAGGCCTTGGACATTTGGCTGTCAAGATTGCCAATGCCATGGGTGCCGAGGTGACGGTGCTGTCTCAGTCCCTGAAGAAAAAAGAAGACGGACTGCAGTTCGGGGCAGAAAATTATTATGCCACCAGCGATCCGGACACATTTAAGGAATTGGCTGGCTCATTTGATTTTATTCTTAATACAGTAAGCGCAAAAATCGATATCGATGCGTATCTTTCCCTGTTGAAATTGGATGGTGCCCTTGTGAATGTAGGTGCACCAGCAGAACCATTGGCACTGAATGTGTTCAATCTCATTAGTCAGCGTCGTACATTCGCAGGTTCCATGATCGGCGGAATCCGCGAAACGCAGGAGATGCTGGACTTCTGTGCTCAGCATAAGATTGTACCTGAAATCGAAATCATCTCAGCCGATCAAATTGATGAAGCATATGAACGAGTGTTAGCTTCCGATGTACGCTACCGCTTCGTAATCGATACAAGCACATTGTGA
- a CDS encoding MerR family transcriptional regulator: MKTYTISEVAKELNVTAYTLRYYDKEGLMPFVERTSNGQRLFKESDIAALKVIECLKATGMPIKEIKNFIDWCSEGDSTLQQRFDMFVERKAAVERQIKELQDTLGLIDHKCSYYKEALEAGTEAIHKQDKIDIPAQRINEEGICI; the protein is encoded by the coding sequence ATGAAAACCTATACGATCAGTGAAGTCGCAAAAGAATTAAATGTCACTGCATATACCTTGCGATACTATGATAAAGAAGGGCTCATGCCCTTTGTTGAACGCACAAGCAATGGACAAAGGTTGTTTAAAGAATCTGATATTGCCGCTTTAAAGGTGATTGAATGCCTGAAAGCTACCGGGATGCCCATCAAGGAAATAAAGAATTTCATCGATTGGTGTTCGGAGGGAGATTCCACATTACAGCAGCGGTTCGACATGTTTGTGGAACGTAAAGCCGCTGTGGAAAGACAGATCAAGGAACTTCAGGATACCCTGGGACTCATCGATCATAAATGTTCATACTACAAGGAAGCATTGGAAGCCGGTACAGAAGCAATTCACAAACAAGATAAAATTGATATACCTGCTCAGCGAATTAACGAAGAAGGGATCTGCATCTGA
- a CDS encoding SDR family oxidoreductase, producing the protein MTIENKVVVITGASSGIGEATAKLLASKGAKVVLGARREDKLKALADDIQNAGGQAAYRVTDVVNPDDSKELVQLAKDTFGGVDVIFLNAGLMPNAPLSALKTDEWNSMIDVNIKGVLNGIAAVLPAFTTQKSGHIITTSSVAGLKAYPGGAVYGATKWAVRDLMEVLRMESAQEGTNIRTATIYPAAIHTELLDTITDKNTAEGMTAMYEQYGITPDRVANVVAFAIDQPEDTNVNEFTIGPTNQPW; encoded by the coding sequence ATGACAATCGAAAACAAAGTAGTGGTAATTACGGGGGCTTCTTCCGGAATCGGGGAAGCAACTGCAAAATTATTGGCCAGCAAAGGCGCCAAAGTCGTCCTGGGCGCTCGCCGGGAAGACAAATTGAAAGCATTGGCCGATGATATCCAAAATGCTGGCGGACAAGCCGCTTATCGGGTCACCGATGTTGTGAACCCGGACGATAGCAAGGAGCTTGTCCAGCTTGCGAAAGATACATTCGGCGGCGTCGATGTCATCTTCCTGAACGCTGGCCTTATGCCTAATGCACCTCTCTCCGCATTGAAAACGGATGAGTGGAACAGCATGATCGACGTGAATATCAAAGGTGTCTTGAATGGCATCGCGGCAGTATTGCCTGCATTCACCACCCAAAAATCCGGTCATATCATCACTACCTCCTCCGTGGCTGGACTTAAAGCCTATCCAGGAGGCGCGGTTTATGGCGCAACCAAGTGGGCTGTCCGTGATCTGATGGAGGTTTTGCGCATGGAATCCGCCCAAGAAGGAACCAACATCCGCACAGCTACCATTTATCCTGCAGCAATCCACACGGAATTGCTGGATACAATCACGGATAAAAACACAGCTGAAGGTATGACTGCCATGTACGAACAATATGGTATCACTCCTGATAGAGTTGCCAATGTTGTAGCATTCGCAATCGATCAGCCAGAAGATACAAATGTTAACGAATTTACAATCGGACCAACTAATCAACCTTGGTAA
- a CDS encoding DUF2255 family protein, translating into MALSWPKEELAKIKGTDDLHISPFRDDGVTYGTPTWIWSVVVDESLYVRAYNGKHSRWYNAALKQKAGQITAAGMTKEVVFEPVEGSINDKIDEAYKAKYKSSPYLEPMIGRRTRAATMKILPRDN; encoded by the coding sequence ATGGCTCTCTCATGGCCGAAAGAAGAATTAGCGAAAATCAAAGGAACAGATGACCTTCACATCTCCCCATTTCGGGATGACGGAGTTACCTATGGCACTCCGACTTGGATTTGGTCGGTGGTGGTCGATGAAAGCCTTTATGTGCGAGCATACAACGGAAAGCATTCACGTTGGTATAATGCTGCGCTAAAGCAGAAAGCGGGGCAAATCACTGCCGCTGGCATGACAAAAGAAGTCGTCTTCGAGCCTGTCGAAGGATCGATCAATGACAAAATCGATGAAGCTTATAAGGCAAAATACAAAAGCAGCCCTTATCTCGAGCCGATGATCGGCAGAAGGACCCGAGCTGCGACAATGAAGATTCTACCACGCGATAATTAG
- a CDS encoding nucleoside transporter C-terminal domain-containing protein: MSIVIGVLGILVLVAVAWAMSNDKKNINYRATGIMLAVQLILAWFLLNTSIGRTIIKKIVDVFSKVLSFGHEGISFVFGDLSTKGYFFLDVLMMIIFVSALLSILTYTRILPLAIKYIGGLVSKITGLPKVESFVAVNSMIFGDTTAIISVKSQIHKLNPNRLFIVATSSLVAVSCSTLGAYLQLIPAEYVLVALPINVFSGLILSSIVAPVKSEEDYDIDIKEMNTDKSFFEAIGNGTLLGGKTALIVGAMLITYMALLAMINFILDGLVGMTFQELIGYVFAPVAYIMGIPASEILNAGSVMGTKVAANEFVAITDFVKMIPDMSTKTVGIVSAYLISFANFSSIGMILGTVQAIDQKQASLLAKVGLKVLLVATMGSVLTGTIVGLFL, translated from the coding sequence GTGTCAATTGTTATTGGAGTTTTAGGAATACTTGTTTTAGTCGCTGTGGCATGGGCTATGTCAAACGATAAAAAGAATATCAATTATCGAGCAACCGGTATCATGCTGGCTGTTCAGCTTATACTGGCTTGGTTTTTGCTGAATACTTCAATCGGCAGAACAATCATAAAGAAAATAGTAGATGTATTTTCCAAAGTACTTTCCTTCGGACATGAAGGAATCTCCTTTGTATTTGGTGACCTATCGACAAAAGGCTATTTCTTCCTTGATGTTCTTATGATGATTATTTTCGTATCAGCATTGCTTTCCATTTTAACTTATACCAGAATACTGCCATTGGCTATCAAGTATATAGGCGGTCTGGTGTCCAAGATAACTGGACTTCCCAAGGTCGAATCATTTGTGGCCGTGAATTCCATGATATTCGGCGATACAACTGCAATCATCTCTGTAAAATCCCAAATTCACAAGCTTAACCCAAACCGTCTGTTCATCGTTGCTACTTCATCTCTTGTTGCGGTATCCTGTTCGACGCTCGGAGCTTATTTACAGCTGATTCCTGCCGAGTATGTCCTGGTGGCATTGCCGATAAACGTATTTTCAGGTCTGATTTTATCATCCATTGTAGCTCCTGTTAAAAGTGAAGAGGACTATGACATCGATATCAAAGAAATGAATACGGATAAATCCTTTTTTGAAGCCATTGGTAACGGTACATTATTAGGGGGTAAAACAGCTCTTATCGTGGGAGCGATGCTGATCACCTATATGGCGCTGCTGGCGATGATCAACTTTATACTCGATGGCTTGGTAGGAATGACCTTCCAGGAACTTATAGGGTATGTTTTTGCACCTGTAGCATACATCATGGGAATCCCGGCCTCCGAAATCCTGAATGCAGGCTCTGTCATGGGAACCAAAGTGGCTGCCAATGAATTTGTTGCCATTACGGATTTCGTTAAGATGATTCCGGATATGTCTACAAAGACAGTAGGTATCGTATCAGCCTACTTGATTTCATTTGCTAACTTCTCTTCCATAGGTATGATTCTGGGAACAGTGCAGGCAATCGATCAGAAGCAGGCAAGCCTGCTGGCGAAAGTAGGGTTGAAAGTCCTGTTGGTGGCTACCATGGGATCCGTATTGACTGGTACGATTGTCGGTTTGTTCCTCTAA
- a CDS encoding FAD-dependent oxidoreductase, which yields MEQAKKLFSVKPSSYWRNSVDMPSYPELDQDLDTDILVIGAGIAGITTAYELIKRGRRVVLIEGRELISGTTGYTTSKLTAQHDIIYQGLIERYGEEIAKNYFQANLRAINYVKDTAAEHGIDCEFEEQEAYIYTQLDEGADIIEKEVDAYRRLHIDGYLTDSMPLDIPIKAAAVMRQQAQFHPVKYLVGLLKEIELRGGSIYEQTLAVSFDTESRPVVHTENGHTITANHVVSATHFPLQVENQYFSSNMDPKNSYGIAIKSKKPYSKGMYISLESPKRSIRSLKKGEDHYVLVGGESHVTGDGSSVLDRYEKIHQFAEEQFGVEELYEHWSSHDLLTTDQLPFIGKVSDDAPGIYTATGFGKWGLSNGVAAATLLADLIEGKDNEFADVYRIGREMEEAEPETLGEDDVNRTGNETVIRPDDLPNGTGAILEKNGQTMAYYRDDKGELHEMSASCTHNGCPVSWNDADHTWDCSCHGSRFTAEGEVVEGPALRALDRE from the coding sequence ATGGAGCAGGCAAAAAAGCTTTTCTCGGTTAAACCGTCATCCTATTGGCGCAATTCAGTGGATATGCCATCGTATCCAGAACTGGATCAAGACCTGGATACGGACATTTTGGTCATTGGTGCAGGAATTGCCGGTATCACGACAGCTTATGAGCTGATCAAGCGAGGCAGGCGTGTCGTGCTTATCGAGGGACGCGAGCTGATTTCAGGTACTACGGGGTATACGACCAGTAAACTGACTGCGCAGCATGATATCATTTATCAAGGTTTGATAGAACGTTACGGCGAGGAGATTGCCAAAAATTATTTCCAAGCGAATTTGCGGGCAATCAATTATGTGAAGGATACAGCAGCCGAGCATGGCATCGACTGTGAATTCGAAGAGCAGGAGGCATATATCTATACGCAGCTGGATGAGGGGGCAGACATAATCGAAAAAGAGGTCGATGCCTACCGGAGACTTCACATCGATGGATACTTGACGGACTCCATGCCGCTGGATATTCCCATCAAAGCAGCTGCCGTGATGCGCCAGCAAGCCCAGTTCCACCCGGTGAAATATTTGGTCGGCTTGCTGAAGGAAATCGAACTGCGGGGAGGAAGCATCTATGAACAGACATTGGCTGTTTCCTTCGATACAGAATCCCGTCCAGTCGTGCATACCGAAAACGGGCATACCATCACAGCCAATCATGTGGTAAGCGCCACACATTTCCCGCTGCAGGTGGAGAATCAATACTTCTCCTCGAACATGGATCCGAAAAACTCCTACGGTATCGCCATCAAGTCGAAAAAGCCTTATTCCAAGGGCATGTATATCAGTCTCGAATCCCCGAAACGTTCCATTCGGAGCCTGAAAAAGGGGGAAGATCACTATGTCCTTGTCGGCGGTGAGTCCCATGTGACAGGAGATGGGTCTTCCGTTCTCGATCGCTATGAGAAAATCCATCAATTTGCCGAAGAGCAGTTCGGCGTGGAGGAACTTTATGAGCATTGGTCCAGTCATGACCTGCTTACGACGGATCAGCTGCCATTCATCGGTAAAGTCAGTGATGATGCACCCGGAATCTACACAGCGACCGGCTTCGGAAAATGGGGGTTATCCAACGGGGTTGCAGCAGCTACATTGCTTGCCGATTTGATTGAGGGTAAAGATAATGAGTTTGCTGATGTATACAGAATCGGCAGGGAAATGGAAGAAGCAGAACCTGAAACCCTCGGCGAAGACGATGTGAACCGCACCGGTAATGAAACAGTTATCAGGCCGGATGATCTGCCGAATGGAACAGGCGCCATCCTCGAGAAAAATGGACAGACAATGGCCTACTATAGGGATGATAAGGGGGAACTGCATGAAATGAGTGCCTCCTGCACCCATAATGGCTGCCCGGTTTCCTGGAATGACGCCGACCATACATGGGATTGTTCCTGTCACGGCTCCCGCTTCACAGCGGAAGGGGAAGTTGTGGAAGGACCTGCATTGCGGGCACTGGATAGGGAATAG
- a CDS encoding dynamin family protein codes for MRRTAETTELFSLAALYQFFEAEKASQYSKKALDLVEKAEKGTAFICFTGHFSAGKSSLINALIGDQVLPASPIPTSANIVTIQNGEPEVFAYGSDDTKYKLPAPYRKETLDTYCRNKDIQRIAIQDDQTNLPYGIALMDTPGIDASDDADRLMTESALHLVDAMFYVTDYNHVQSEVNLLFLQQLSDQGQPFYLIINQIDKHRDEELSWYDFQHGVANVFEQWGITPEAVYYTTLKETDHKRNQLSAVKEKMDLLLGDRERLHKAGVERGRQRLITYYLQEKKQELAEKEAILMETLHQLDDAAADAASNWRGKQKAAEEDGRETILQTLKNANLMPFEVRDAAEEYLESTFPDFKVGLFGSKRKTAEEREQRRAKTEGMIQQQIEKQLTWRLRDKLRDWARRHDVYTESVQVLLQEFAAELPADLLEQHVQPGASMNGTYTLVYTAAVQDHIKLSFKKAALQVVEAAVNTTQSAYQEAERLEQQEKRKAAENERIKMEIDQLKQSFEALAKRIQQTGQQRDAHIIEQTREALADRYRMKEMMELPEEPGKSTETPEKPSIEKQRRTAKRSPEQMVQDLDRAAAALQGVEGFQAAIEDIKNRQEKLIHQDYTLVLFGAFSAGKSSFANALLGESMLPVSPNPTTASINMLKQATSQHPHRTVLVKWKSRLQIEADIESLSGKQMSLEEFLSQNPAELVSDKRHQVFLQAVQNGYSFVHAKLGTEGEIPFAAFSDHVTKETISCFIEQITVYLENEFLSQGITLIDTPGADSVNARHTDVTFQFMKHADAILFVTYYNHAFSKADEQVLQQLGKVKGALEKDNMFFIVNASDLAKDEEEINYVTSYVTANLANFHIRQPRLFALSSLLGLQEKQTSAQLGSGLERLEQDLGGFIRDELTEVIIQGAQQELTRQYGQLQAYAEAVDLDEEAKLQKIRQYKRQREEVLDKAHTYSQPVFQQAITQRIEKQLHYVKERQLLEANDLFKKCFNPSLIKSTGAAGKEEVARQLREFEKLIQIQLEQEYRAVTIRVDRTVREQADRWKMGLEQAVQAVDEALSFAAPDHDKLPETAPPKTIFRLEQGTVARLQKQYRGPRAFFQGNEKEKLKEELLKLMEPLLAGILQEYTDAMTRHYEQIWQTEEARLKEQAAGQLSSYYAGLLRALADDSSRQQLQRAVETFTSLLQEEV; via the coding sequence ATGCGGCGTACAGCGGAAACAACGGAATTGTTCAGTCTGGCAGCATTATATCAATTTTTCGAAGCGGAAAAGGCATCGCAATACAGCAAAAAAGCGCTCGATTTAGTGGAGAAGGCCGAAAAGGGGACTGCCTTCATCTGCTTCACCGGTCATTTTTCAGCTGGGAAAAGTTCACTCATCAATGCTTTGATTGGCGACCAAGTGCTTCCGGCCAGTCCGATTCCGACGAGTGCCAATATCGTCACCATCCAAAATGGGGAGCCGGAAGTCTTTGCCTATGGATCGGATGATACGAAATATAAACTGCCAGCGCCATATCGGAAAGAGACCTTGGATACATATTGCCGCAATAAAGACATTCAAAGAATCGCAATTCAAGACGATCAAACCAATCTTCCATACGGTATCGCTTTGATGGATACACCGGGGATCGATGCAAGTGATGATGCAGACCGTTTGATGACCGAATCAGCACTGCATCTTGTGGATGCGATGTTTTATGTGACTGATTACAATCATGTCCAATCGGAAGTGAATTTACTGTTTTTACAGCAGCTTTCCGATCAAGGGCAGCCATTCTATCTGATCATCAATCAAATCGATAAGCATCGTGATGAAGAGCTTTCCTGGTATGATTTTCAACATGGAGTCGCCAATGTATTCGAACAGTGGGGCATCACACCTGAAGCTGTTTATTACACAACGCTGAAGGAGACGGACCATAAGCGCAATCAGCTTTCTGCTGTGAAAGAGAAGATGGATCTCCTGCTTGGAGACAGAGAGCGGCTGCATAAAGCAGGAGTGGAGCGAGGCAGACAGCGACTGATCACTTACTATCTCCAGGAAAAGAAACAAGAACTTGCGGAAAAAGAAGCGATATTGATGGAAACGCTCCATCAATTGGATGATGCTGCTGCGGATGCAGCCAGTAACTGGCGCGGGAAACAGAAAGCAGCAGAGGAAGATGGTCGCGAGACGATTCTGCAGACCTTGAAGAATGCCAATCTGATGCCTTTTGAAGTACGTGATGCGGCTGAGGAATATTTGGAATCCACTTTTCCTGACTTCAAGGTCGGCTTGTTCGGCAGTAAACGGAAAACGGCAGAGGAGCGGGAACAACGGCGTGCCAAGACGGAAGGGATGATTCAGCAGCAAATCGAGAAGCAGCTGACTTGGAGACTGCGTGACAAGCTGCGTGACTGGGCCAGGAGGCATGATGTATATACGGAATCGGTACAAGTCCTGCTGCAGGAATTTGCGGCGGAACTGCCGGCTGATTTATTGGAGCAGCATGTCCAGCCGGGAGCAAGCATGAATGGGACCTATACGCTCGTGTATACAGCGGCAGTTCAGGATCATATTAAGCTCAGCTTTAAAAAAGCCGCACTGCAAGTAGTGGAAGCTGCCGTCAATACGACCCAGAGTGCCTATCAAGAAGCAGAACGCCTGGAACAGCAGGAGAAACGAAAAGCCGCAGAAAATGAGCGAATCAAAATGGAAATCGATCAGCTGAAACAGTCCTTTGAAGCACTTGCCAAGCGTATACAGCAAACGGGCCAGCAAAGGGACGCACATATCATCGAACAAACAAGGGAAGCCCTGGCAGACAGGTATCGGATGAAAGAAATGATGGAGCTGCCGGAGGAACCAGGTAAATCGACTGAAACGCCGGAAAAACCATCGATTGAAAAGCAGAGACGGACTGCAAAACGATCTCCGGAACAGATGGTGCAAGATCTTGATCGCGCAGCAGCGGCCCTTCAAGGTGTGGAAGGTTTTCAAGCGGCGATTGAAGATATCAAGAATAGACAAGAAAAATTGATACATCAGGATTATACATTGGTGCTCTTTGGAGCTTTCAGCGCCGGTAAATCATCGTTTGCCAATGCGCTGCTCGGGGAAAGCATGCTGCCGGTATCTCCTAATCCGACGACAGCTTCCATCAATATGCTGAAGCAGGCAACAAGCCAGCATCCGCATCGAACGGTGCTCGTCAAATGGAAATCCCGCCTGCAGATCGAAGCAGATATCGAGAGTCTCAGCGGAAAGCAGATGAGTCTGGAGGAATTCTTATCGCAAAACCCTGCCGAGCTTGTAAGCGATAAAAGGCATCAAGTGTTTCTGCAGGCCGTTCAGAACGGATACAGTTTTGTTCACGCCAAGCTTGGAACAGAGGGAGAAATCCCGTTCGCAGCATTCAGCGACCATGTGACAAAGGAGACGATAAGCTGCTTCATTGAGCAAATAACCGTTTATCTGGAGAATGAATTCCTAAGCCAAGGAATCACATTGATCGATACACCCGGAGCCGATTCTGTCAACGCCCGCCATACGGATGTGACCTTCCAATTCATGAAGCATGCGGATGCCATTTTGTTCGTCACTTACTATAATCATGCTTTCTCTAAAGCGGATGAACAAGTACTGCAGCAGCTGGGCAAGGTAAAAGGAGCCTTGGAAAAAGACAATATGTTCTTTATCGTGAATGCCAGCGACCTGGCTAAGGATGAAGAGGAAATAAATTATGTCACCTCCTACGTAACAGCCAATCTGGCAAACTTCCATATCAGGCAGCCTCGTCTTTTCGCTTTGAGCAGCTTGCTTGGCCTGCAGGAGAAACAAACTTCCGCCCAGCTTGGTTCAGGACTTGAGAGGCTTGAACAGGATCTTGGTGGATTCATACGCGACGAACTGACAGAAGTCATCATCCAAGGCGCCCAGCAGGAATTGACAAGGCAATATGGACAGCTTCAAGCATATGCCGAAGCCGTGGATTTGGATGAAGAAGCGAAATTGCAGAAAATCAGGCAGTATAAAAGGCAGCGGGAGGAGGTATTGGATAAGGCTCATACTTATTCACAGCCTGTATTCCAACAAGCCATCACCCAACGAATCGAGAAACAGCTGCATTATGTAAAGGAAAGGCAGCTCTTGGAAGCAAATGATCTATTCAAGAAATGCTTTAATCCGTCACTGATCAAAAGCACCGGCGCAGCAGGTAAAGAGGAAGTGGCCCGCCAGCTACGCGAGTTTGAAAAGCTTATCCAAATACAGCTGGAACAGGAATACCGTGCTGTTACAATCCGTGTCGACAGAACCGTGCGAGAGCAAGCAGATAGATGGAAGATGGGATTGGAACAAGCTGTGCAGGCAGTGGACGAAGCATTGTCATTCGCAGCACCTGATCATGATAAACTGCCGGAAACTGCGCCGCCAAAAACGATTTTCCGCTTGGAGCAGGGGACGGTGGCGCGACTGCAGAAGCAGTACCGCGGACCGAGAGCCTTTTTCCAAGGAAATGAAAAAGAGAAGCTGAAAGAGGAACTGCTCAAGCTGATGGAGCCGCTTCTAGCCGGAATCCTGCAAGAATATACAGACGCTATGACCCGACATTACGAGCAAATCTGGCAGACGGAAGAAGCGAGGCTCAAGGAACAGGCGGCCGGACAGCTGTCGAGCTACTATGCCGGTCTGCTTCGTGCTCTGGCAGACGATTCATCCCGCCAGCAGCTGCAGCGGGCAGTGGAGACTTTCACTTCCCTTTTGCAGGAAGAAGTTTGA